In Leptospiraceae bacterium, one DNA window encodes the following:
- a CDS encoding DMT family transporter, whose protein sequence is MSSSFLFSVMGLLAKFRGKEVSSWDNVFYRSFFAVVVLTPLFIYDKFIAKKISEKGGKKFFLISRGLSGTFSLFLFFYLIQNHSLGLAVISVQTSPIYLTLFEILKKSEKPDLKTILSIVVGFIGILFTFQISAEHFFDFGIAGILCGISTAYSYNSLREMRGIYNPRTIVLSFCILGSAVPFVLKFFQLGSWYSKLGSPSISLPRSETDFVLILSIGLFAMLGQIFLTKGYVYLPASEASALGYSYVVFALVLEFFFGNHVPNKFQILGTILIVLSGIIIAIKRRNTKKILSEN, encoded by the coding sequence TTGTCCTCATCATTTTTATTCAGTGTGATGGGGTTACTTGCAAAATTTAGAGGAAAAGAAGTCAGCTCTTGGGACAATGTATTTTATAGAAGTTTTTTTGCAGTGGTTGTGCTTACTCCTTTGTTTATCTATGATAAATTTATTGCAAAGAAAATTTCTGAGAAGGGTGGAAAGAAATTTTTTCTTATATCGAGAGGGCTTTCAGGCACTTTTTCTCTATTTTTATTTTTTTATCTGATTCAAAACCATTCATTGGGGCTTGCTGTAATTTCTGTGCAAACCTCACCGATTTATCTTACTCTATTTGAAATCTTAAAAAAATCAGAAAAGCCTGATTTGAAAACCATTCTATCTATCGTAGTTGGATTTATCGGAATACTTTTTACATTTCAAATATCTGCCGAACATTTTTTCGATTTTGGTATTGCTGGGATTTTATGTGGGATTTCAACGGCATACTCTTACAATTCTCTTCGTGAGATGAGGGGAATTTATAATCCACGAACAATCGTTCTCTCGTTTTGTATTCTTGGTAGTGCAGTGCCTTTTGTGTTAAAATTTTTCCAGCTTGGCAGTTGGTATTCTAAGTTAGGAAGTCCCTCTATCTCTTTACCGAGAAGTGAGACTGATTTCGTATTAATTCTTTCTATCGGTCTCTTTGCAATGCTTGGACAAATTTTTCTGACTAAGGGGTATGTGTATTTACCGGCATCGGAAGCCTCTGCACTTGGTTATTCTTATGTAGTGTTTGCTCTTGTTTTAGAGTTTTTCTTTGGAAATCATGTACCAAATAAGTTTCAGATTTTAGGAACTATTCTGATAGTTTTGAGCGGTATTATCATAGCTATTAAAAGAAGAAATACAAAAAAGATCTTATCAGAAAATTAA
- a CDS encoding rhodanese-like domain-containing protein — protein sequence MSALELKRKLDERDTGGVSFILLDVRNENESEICTIHGTDFLIPVKLLKSRISELTENILLDTEIVVYCKSGVRSITGVEILLETGFKKVSHLEGGILSYIRDVAPDLPEY from the coding sequence ATTTCAGCGTTAGAATTGAAAAGGAAGTTAGACGAAAGAGATACGGGTGGGGTCTCTTTTATTTTGCTGGATGTTAGAAATGAAAACGAAAGCGAAATATGTACAATTCATGGAACAGATTTTCTTATCCCTGTAAAATTATTGAAGAGTAGAATCTCTGAACTCACAGAAAATATTCTTTTAGACACTGAAATTGTTGTGTATTGCAAATCTGGCGTACGTTCGATTACAGGGGTAGAGATTTTATTAGAAACAGGTTTCAAGAAAGTATCTCACCTTGAAGGAGGAATACTTTCCTATATTCGGGATGTGGCTCCCGATTTACCGGAATACTAA
- a CDS encoding pirin family protein gives MVERKIKKTLRGQKTSDGAGVKLTRLLGYNTTELFDPFLLMDHFGSDNPNDYISGFPFHPHRGIETVTYMLSGKMEHQDHLGNKGEIGAGDIQWMTAGKGILHQEMPKLEGGKLSGFQLWLNLPATHKMMSPRYQDISVNKIPIIQTDSVLVKLIAGELDGKKGPVEDTIIKPVYLDVLISPNASWEYLHKEDVTMFLYLFHGEMYIGESKKEKIVEGEIVLLSSGEILKISTSDNGARFVLIAGKPVKESIAWRGPIVMNTEEELLNAYIELEEGRFIQT, from the coding sequence ATGGTAGAACGAAAAATCAAAAAGACACTAAGAGGACAAAAAACATCTGATGGTGCAGGAGTGAAACTAACCAGACTTTTGGGTTACAATACTACAGAGCTTTTTGACCCATTTTTACTCATGGATCATTTTGGTTCCGATAACCCCAACGACTACATCTCTGGATTTCCTTTTCATCCCCATAGAGGAATAGAAACTGTCACCTACATGCTCTCCGGCAAGATGGAACACCAAGACCATCTGGGAAATAAAGGAGAAATTGGAGCAGGAGACATTCAATGGATGACTGCGGGCAAAGGAATTCTTCACCAAGAAATGCCTAAACTCGAAGGAGGGAAACTATCTGGATTCCAATTGTGGCTCAACCTCCCTGCTACTCATAAAATGATGTCTCCGAGGTACCAAGACATTTCAGTCAATAAAATTCCTATAATTCAAACTGATTCTGTTTTAGTCAAATTAATCGCCGGAGAATTGGACGGAAAAAAAGGGCCTGTAGAGGACACAATCATAAAGCCGGTTTATTTAGACGTATTGATTTCGCCTAACGCAAGTTGGGAATATTTGCACAAAGAAGATGTCACAATGTTCCTGTATTTGTTTCATGGAGAAATGTATATTGGCGAATCAAAAAAAGAAAAAATTGTAGAGGGAGAAATTGTTCTACTGTCTTCGGGAGAAATTCTAAAAATTTCGACCTCAGACAATGGAGCAAGGTTTGTATTGATTGCAGGCAAACCTGTTAAAGAGTCGATTGCTTGGAGAGGACCGATTGTAATGAATACAGAAGAAGAATTACTGAACGCATACATTGAATTGGAAGAGGGCAGATTTATTCAAACCTGA
- a CDS encoding adenylosuccinate lyase, whose protein sequence is MIDRYSNPEIAQIWELENKFKIWTEIEILACEARFNKGEIPEKDFFDIKSKAKFNVAEILELEEKLQHDVIAFLTNLGSYIGDASRHVHYGLTSSDIGDTALCIQMVQAVDIIIDRVNTLIDTTAEKAKEYRDLPCIGRSHGIHAEPMTLGLKFALFYSEMKRNLERLKTAKNEIAVGKFSGAVGTYSNIDPEIEKYICDKLGLEVDPITTQVITRDRHANYMSAIAITASSLDRMATEIRLLQKTEGREVEEPFAKGQKGSSAMPHKRNPVVCERISGIARVIRSNVNVSFQNMPLWHERDISHSSAERIILPDSTIALEYILVKMNHVLKNLHVYPDATKRTLDVTRGLIFSQKAMLYLIEKGNLSREKAYEKIQSHAMAVWGDSKENLRDRLSKDSEISSILNSTALDKIFDIKPYLERVEFIFARLGL, encoded by the coding sequence ATGATAGATAGATACAGCAATCCTGAAATTGCACAAATTTGGGAGTTAGAAAATAAATTCAAAATCTGGACTGAGATAGAAATTCTTGCTTGTGAAGCGAGGTTTAACAAAGGAGAAATTCCTGAGAAAGATTTTTTTGACATAAAATCTAAAGCTAAATTTAACGTTGCAGAAATTTTAGAATTAGAAGAAAAACTGCAACACGATGTTATTGCCTTTCTTACGAATTTAGGCTCTTACATTGGGGATGCGTCACGCCACGTTCACTATGGGTTAACCTCTTCTGATATTGGAGATACTGCGCTTTGCATCCAAATGGTTCAAGCCGTTGATATAATAATAGATCGAGTAAATACTTTGATTGATACTACCGCAGAAAAGGCAAAAGAATATAGAGACCTCCCTTGCATCGGTCGATCGCACGGAATCCACGCCGAGCCGATGACTTTAGGATTAAAGTTTGCATTATTCTATTCTGAGATGAAACGAAATTTAGAAAGACTAAAGACTGCAAAAAATGAAATTGCAGTAGGAAAATTTTCTGGTGCTGTTGGCACATACTCCAATATAGATCCTGAAATCGAAAAATATATTTGTGATAAATTGGGATTAGAAGTTGATCCTATCACTACTCAGGTAATCACCAGAGATCGACACGCAAATTATATGAGTGCAATTGCAATTACTGCATCCTCTTTGGATAGAATGGCTACTGAGATTCGACTTCTACAAAAAACGGAAGGCAGAGAAGTAGAAGAGCCTTTTGCAAAAGGTCAAAAAGGGTCATCAGCCATGCCCCATAAAAGAAATCCTGTAGTGTGCGAAAGAATTTCAGGAATTGCACGGGTCATTCGTTCCAATGTAAATGTTTCTTTTCAAAATATGCCTCTTTGGCACGAGAGAGATATTTCTCATTCTTCGGCAGAGAGAATCATTTTACCTGATTCCACTATTGCTTTAGAGTATATACTCGTAAAGATGAATCATGTACTAAAAAATCTTCATGTCTATCCCGATGCAACAAAAAGAACGTTAGACGTTACACGTGGACTTATTTTTTCGCAAAAAGCCATGCTCTACTTAATCGAAAAAGGAAATCTATCTCGCGAAAAAGCCTACGAGAAAATACAATCTCACGCAATGGCAGTTTGGGGAGACTCAAAAGAAAATTTACGAGACAGGTTGTCAAAAGACTCTGAAATTTCTTCTATTCTAAATTCAACTGCCTTAGATAAAATTTTTGATATAAAACCATATCTTGAAAGAGTTGAATTTATTTTTGCAAGACTTGGGCTATAA
- a CDS encoding bifunctional (p)ppGpp synthetase/guanosine-3',5'-bis(diphosphate) 3'-pyrophosphohydrolase — MAAEKSVSQDSLFKIIDDRFGKEALQVVQKAYNCAKKAHEGQSRLSGEPYIIHPLSVGYILAEMGLDYVVVAAGLLHDIVEDTYYTKERIQAEFGQEICELVEGVTKISEIKNQTKENVAAENIRKMVLATIRDIRVILIKLADKTHNMRTLKFQPLEKRNRIANETLSLYAPIAGRLGIYKIKSELEDLSFQILHPNEYQEIKKRIASKKSERNEYIEKIKIILKQRLSEINIQASVEGRAKHFYSIYRKMKTKEKGFSEIFDLRGIRIIAEEMKDCYGVLGIVHTLWAPVPGRFKDYIATPKTNLYQSLHTTVIGPDGVPMEVQIRTNDMNQTAEYGIAAHWSYKEGNSSESTITPKWIERLKVWQDSTLDPSEFLEELTFDLHEDEVFVFTPKGEIIELPKGSTILDFAFRIHTDIGLYTKGAKINGRMVPIRTELKSGDQIEIITDKKNKPSPIWLRIVKTSSARQKLRQYFRKLQEDASISKGNEIVQSSITKVDLDLLKKQKAEKKKNQKEITIIVAGIKDIMVRLSGCCSPLPGDEIIGFITRGRGVSVHKSSCEVAKKQSEKVRMVAVRWGGVSDPIPVWIEVRAYDRQGIYLEMVECITRTETNIIEAGASSLQGGTLSAKFQIQIEHNDQLQEILDNLKSLRNIISAGRVKGV; from the coding sequence ATGGCGGCTGAAAAATCAGTTTCGCAAGATTCTTTATTTAAAATCATTGACGATCGGTTTGGAAAAGAGGCTTTGCAAGTTGTACAAAAGGCGTACAATTGCGCTAAAAAAGCCCACGAAGGACAGTCAAGACTTTCCGGTGAGCCTTATATTATTCATCCTTTAAGTGTAGGCTATATTCTTGCAGAGATGGGGTTGGACTATGTTGTAGTTGCTGCCGGGTTATTGCACGATATTGTAGAAGATACTTACTACACCAAGGAGAGGATTCAAGCAGAGTTTGGACAGGAGATTTGTGAATTAGTAGAAGGTGTAACAAAAATTTCTGAAATAAAAAATCAAACCAAAGAAAATGTAGCCGCAGAAAATATTCGTAAAATGGTTTTGGCAACGATACGCGACATTCGTGTAATTTTAATTAAATTAGCCGACAAGACTCATAATATGAGGACACTAAAATTTCAACCTCTTGAAAAAAGAAATAGAATTGCAAATGAAACTTTGTCTTTGTATGCACCAATTGCCGGGAGACTAGGTATCTACAAAATCAAATCAGAATTGGAAGATTTGTCTTTTCAAATTTTACATCCAAACGAATACCAAGAAATTAAAAAGAGGATTGCTTCTAAAAAATCAGAAAGAAATGAATATATAGAAAAAATTAAAATTATTTTGAAGCAGAGACTTTCTGAGATTAATATTCAAGCATCAGTAGAGGGAAGGGCAAAACATTTTTATTCGATTTATCGAAAAATGAAAACAAAAGAAAAAGGTTTTAGTGAAATCTTCGATTTGAGAGGAATTCGTATAATTGCAGAAGAGATGAAGGATTGCTATGGAGTGCTCGGAATTGTGCATACTTTATGGGCACCTGTTCCAGGTAGGTTCAAGGACTATATTGCAACACCTAAAACAAATTTATACCAGTCGTTGCACACTACAGTAATTGGACCGGATGGAGTTCCTATGGAAGTGCAGATTCGTACAAATGATATGAATCAAACCGCAGAGTATGGGATTGCCGCACACTGGTCCTACAAAGAGGGAAATTCTTCTGAATCAACAATTACTCCAAAGTGGATCGAAAGATTGAAAGTATGGCAGGACTCTACTTTAGATCCTTCAGAATTTTTGGAAGAGCTTACGTTTGATTTGCACGAAGACGAAGTATTTGTTTTTACACCTAAAGGAGAAATCATCGAGCTTCCAAAAGGCTCTACAATTTTAGATTTTGCATTTAGAATTCACACAGACATAGGTTTATATACAAAAGGAGCAAAGATAAATGGGAGGATGGTTCCGATTCGCACTGAACTAAAATCGGGTGATCAAATCGAAATCATAACTGATAAAAAAAATAAACCTTCTCCTATTTGGCTTAGAATCGTAAAAACTTCTTCTGCAAGACAGAAACTTAGACAGTATTTCAGAAAACTTCAAGAGGATGCATCTATCTCTAAAGGAAATGAAATTGTTCAAAGTAGTATAACGAAAGTAGATTTAGATTTATTAAAGAAACAAAAAGCAGAGAAAAAAAAGAATCAAAAAGAAATCACTATTATTGTCGCAGGAATCAAAGACATAATGGTGCGTCTTTCGGGGTGTTGCTCCCCACTTCCCGGAGACGAGATTATTGGGTTTATTACAAGAGGCAGGGGAGTTAGTGTTCATAAGAGTAGTTGCGAGGTAGCTAAAAAGCAATCTGAAAAAGTCCGAATGGTTGCTGTGCGTTGGGGTGGGGTCAGCGATCCTATCCCTGTTTGGATCGAAGTTCGTGCTTATGACAGACAAGGAATTTATTTGGAGATGGTAGAGTGCATTACAAGAACTGAGACTAATATTATAGAAGCAGGCGCTTCTTCCTTACAGGGAGGCACTTTGTCGGCTAAGTTTCAAATTCAAATAGAGCACAACGATCAACTTCAGGAAATTTTAGACAATCTAAAATCATTAAGAAATATTATTTCCGCAGGTCGGGTAAAAGGAGTGTAG
- a CDS encoding DUF2804 domain-containing protein: MNQNNHTNQFEEREIKEEVFLCNKNGLLNWDSVGWSRNPLQVSNLSGNWLRKKKWNYWCVVGKDYMFSITLTDLDYSGMVFAYYLNYKTKEFFEDSILISFGLNLKMGERVGDDAVYKSKKCTVEMLPKNGYTELKIDWKDFIGKPLKSELKVHNPKNHETLNVVVPWSDSQFQFTSKHHTLPTEGYFIHGEKKIQFRKDETLGCLDFGRGIWPRSISWNWGGVSGMSDNALIGLNLGAKWTDNTGISENSICLDGKLEKIKEPLQFTYNTKNFMEPWKIQSTIYKNVDLVFTPFYERVAVSNFLIIQSEVHQLFGHYKGRINFQGREYYLENLTGWAEEHFAKW; this comes from the coding sequence ATGAATCAAAATAATCATACAAATCAATTTGAAGAAAGAGAAATCAAAGAGGAAGTTTTTCTTTGCAATAAGAATGGGTTATTGAATTGGGATTCTGTCGGATGGTCAAGAAATCCTTTGCAAGTTTCAAATTTATCTGGAAATTGGCTACGAAAGAAAAAGTGGAATTATTGGTGTGTGGTTGGCAAAGACTATATGTTTTCAATTACTCTTACTGATTTGGATTATTCAGGGATGGTCTTTGCTTACTACTTGAATTATAAGACTAAGGAATTTTTTGAAGATTCTATTTTGATTTCTTTTGGTTTAAATTTAAAAATGGGGGAGAGGGTGGGTGACGATGCAGTCTATAAATCTAAAAAGTGCACTGTAGAGATGTTACCCAAAAATGGTTACACAGAATTGAAAATAGATTGGAAAGATTTCATAGGGAAGCCTTTAAAATCTGAGCTCAAGGTACACAACCCTAAAAACCACGAAACATTAAACGTTGTAGTCCCTTGGAGCGATTCACAATTTCAGTTTACTTCCAAACACCACACTCTCCCTACTGAAGGATATTTTATTCACGGTGAAAAGAAAATACAGTTTAGAAAAGACGAGACTCTTGGGTGTTTGGATTTTGGTAGGGGGATTTGGCCTCGGAGTATTTCTTGGAATTGGGGAGGTGTATCAGGTATGTCGGATAACGCATTAATCGGTCTAAATCTTGGAGCCAAATGGACTGACAATACTGGAATTTCTGAAAACTCAATATGCTTAGATGGGAAATTAGAAAAAATCAAAGAGCCTTTACAGTTTACATACAATACAAAAAATTTCATGGAGCCATGGAAAATTCAATCGACGATTTACAAAAATGTTGATTTAGTCTTTACTCCTTTTTATGAGAGAGTTGCTGTCTCCAATTTTTTAATAATTCAATCAGAGGTTCATCAATTATTCGGGCATTATAAAGGTAGAATTAATTTTCAAGGGAGGGAGTATTATTTGGAAAACTTAACAGGTTGGGCGGAAGAACATTTTGCTAAGTGGTGA
- a CDS encoding ABC-F family ATP-binding cassette domain-containing protein, whose product MLQFISISHQYASNILFEDFSWHIKPNQKIALVGPNGAGKTTLFQMAIGKISPDSGEVIRPKNTAISLFQQIPEFDSNRTVLETALEENILYKEYSAKKKQIDSRFETIDLDSKEFEILLHDQSELEDFANSHRLHELEVSAKKILSGLGYKDEFFEKKIGDFSPGFKHRLALAIALLNPHNLLLLDEPTNHLDDASKEWLSEYLKSIRIAFVLVTHDPDFLNRTTNTIVEISKKGVTEFTGTLDEFLEEKNEIHAKLKEQFKKEESYLKKRSEWIERFRSKATKARQVQSAIKKLDKREKVENPEELFWNKKPDYNFRFTPDGKISFRLEDGSFRYSENSKPIFQNASMEVSSGEKIALVGPNGAGKSTLLRALGKKSKLSSGSIYYGPKTSIGYFSQTHGEELNSELNMLESVQKKFPEISEESIRDILGHFAFSDDLVFKKVKSMSGGEQSRLRLALMVLSPSNCLLLDEPTNHLDMVTRDALKRALADFPGSVLIISHDPDFLKGLCSRTFELIGGELKNLNCSFDDYLKFHKEGVYEEPKNYNPKPDKPKSQDKNRIKKIQKEISELEGKISLLEKNKVRLEELLADPGFYKNRSYQTELDNYSEVKKNLNSHSAKWEALSEELENLQEKRP is encoded by the coding sequence TTGCTTCAGTTTATTTCAATCAGCCATCAATATGCCTCAAATATTCTATTTGAGGATTTTTCATGGCATATAAAGCCCAATCAAAAAATAGCCTTAGTGGGGCCAAATGGTGCCGGTAAGACTACGCTTTTTCAAATGGCGATTGGGAAAATCTCCCCGGACAGTGGCGAGGTGATTCGTCCTAAAAATACAGCAATATCCTTATTTCAACAAATCCCAGAATTTGACTCTAATAGAACAGTATTAGAAACTGCTCTTGAAGAAAATATTTTGTACAAGGAATATTCTGCAAAAAAAAAACAAATTGATAGTAGATTTGAAACGATAGATTTGGATAGTAAAGAATTTGAAATTCTTTTGCATGATCAAAGTGAATTGGAAGATTTTGCCAATTCGCACAGATTGCACGAGTTGGAAGTCAGTGCAAAAAAAATTTTGTCAGGTCTTGGATACAAAGATGAATTTTTTGAAAAGAAAATAGGTGATTTTTCGCCCGGATTCAAGCACAGACTTGCGCTTGCAATAGCACTCTTAAACCCTCACAATCTACTTTTGTTGGATGAGCCTACAAATCATTTAGACGATGCGTCCAAGGAATGGCTTTCAGAATATTTGAAGTCAATTCGTATCGCGTTTGTATTGGTTACTCACGACCCGGATTTTTTAAATAGAACTACAAATACAATTGTTGAAATTTCCAAAAAAGGTGTAACAGAATTTACAGGGACGTTAGACGAGTTCCTTGAAGAAAAAAATGAAATTCACGCAAAATTAAAAGAGCAATTCAAAAAGGAAGAATCCTACTTAAAAAAAAGATCAGAATGGATAGAGAGATTTCGCTCTAAAGCGACTAAAGCCAGACAAGTTCAGAGCGCTATAAAAAAATTAGACAAAAGGGAAAAGGTAGAAAACCCGGAAGAACTTTTCTGGAATAAAAAACCGGATTATAATTTTCGTTTTACTCCGGACGGGAAAATTTCTTTTCGTTTGGAAGATGGCTCTTTTCGATATTCTGAAAATTCTAAACCAATATTTCAAAATGCTTCTATGGAAGTTTCTTCAGGCGAAAAGATTGCCTTAGTCGGTCCAAATGGTGCCGGCAAATCTACACTTCTTCGCGCACTTGGGAAAAAATCCAAACTATCTTCAGGGTCGATTTATTATGGACCAAAAACTTCAATAGGGTATTTTTCGCAAACGCATGGAGAAGAGCTAAATTCTGAACTCAATATGTTGGAAAGCGTTCAGAAGAAATTTCCAGAAATCTCAGAAGAATCTATTCGAGATATTTTGGGGCATTTTGCATTTTCGGATGACTTGGTGTTTAAAAAAGTAAAATCAATGTCCGGTGGAGAGCAATCAAGACTCCGGTTGGCTCTTATGGTACTGAGTCCTTCCAATTGTTTGTTGTTGGACGAGCCAACAAACCACTTAGATATGGTGACACGAGATGCTTTAAAAAGGGCACTCGCAGATTTTCCGGGTAGTGTGTTAATTATCAGCCACGATCCTGATTTTTTAAAAGGTTTATGCTCAAGAACTTTCGAGCTGATTGGTGGAGAATTAAAAAATTTGAATTGTTCCTTCGATGACTATTTGAAATTTCATAAAGAAGGGGTTTACGAAGAACCAAAAAATTATAACCCAAAGCCAGACAAACCAAAGTCTCAAGATAAGAATAGAATAAAAAAAATTCAGAAAGAAATTTCGGAATTGGAAGGAAAGATTTCACTTTTAGAAAAAAATAAAGTCCGATTAGAAGAGCTACTTGCGGATCCAGGGTTTTATAAGAATAGAAGTTACCAAACTGAGTTAGACAATTATAGTGAAGTCAAAAAAAATCTCAACTCACATTCTGCAAAATGGGAAGCGCTTAGTGAAGAGTTAGAAAATCTGCAAGAGAAAAGGCCATGA
- a CDS encoding ABC-F family ATP-binding cassette domain-containing protein has product MNLLSINKISKKSGETELFRELTFGLNEGEKVGIIGVNGSGKSTFLRMILGVEEVDNGEIFRNRNLSISYLEQNPTFNPEDSILGHIYKGKSQALGLVKQYMEICERMEVDSSEALEKEMHKIMEKMDSHNAWQYENRITSILQELGIKGLNRKMSELSGGMLKKVELVQTLIDDSNLLILDEPTNHLDIETILWLESFLIKTDKALLIVTHDRYFLDLVVDKIFEISIPDSILFEGNYDYYLEKKVEIEDANLRKEAKRISFLRVELEWLKRQPKARGTKQKARTDKIISAMNTERFSVQENYSFQVDPKKVGKKILEVSNISKSFDGNKLINSFSYTFKHYEKLGIIGPNGVGKSTFLNILSGRVHSDFGSVSLGVNTHIGYFDQTSIELPLYMRVLEYIQKNVGEYISLENGEKLSASKLLERFQFSSKLQSSLIEKLSGGEKRRLYLVQILMHNPNFLILDEPTNDFDIRTLSILEEFLMGFSGCVVTVSHDRYFMDRVADHLLVFDGQGGIHTFTGTYSEYLAQKKSNNQEKSKPSNENGYSFGKEGIKKKNLAKTQKEIQNVESEIEKLENQKKIIHEDMAKHRTDFLKVKDLNEDLKKLDETLLLKLNRWEELNHSVIQ; this is encoded by the coding sequence ATGAATCTATTATCTATCAATAAAATATCCAAGAAATCGGGAGAAACAGAGCTTTTTCGAGAGCTTACATTTGGTTTGAACGAAGGAGAAAAAGTTGGTATCATTGGAGTGAATGGCTCAGGTAAATCTACTTTTCTCAGAATGATATTGGGCGTGGAAGAAGTCGATAATGGTGAAATTTTTAGAAATAGAAATTTATCTATTAGTTACCTTGAGCAAAATCCGACTTTCAATCCTGAGGATTCTATCTTGGGGCATATCTATAAAGGTAAGAGTCAGGCTTTGGGTTTAGTCAAGCAATACATGGAAATCTGCGAGAGAATGGAGGTTGATTCAAGCGAAGCCCTAGAAAAAGAAATGCACAAGATTATGGAGAAAATGGATTCGCATAACGCATGGCAATATGAAAATCGCATTACTTCTATCCTCCAAGAGCTTGGTATAAAGGGATTGAACAGAAAAATGTCAGAGTTGTCTGGTGGAATGTTAAAGAAGGTAGAATTAGTTCAAACTTTAATTGATGATTCCAATCTTTTAATTTTAGACGAGCCAACAAATCATTTAGATATTGAAACAATTCTTTGGTTAGAGTCATTTTTAATCAAGACAGACAAGGCATTGTTAATCGTTACACACGATAGATATTTTTTAGATTTAGTTGTAGATAAAATTTTTGAAATTTCTATACCCGATTCAATTTTATTTGAGGGCAATTACGATTATTATTTAGAAAAAAAAGTAGAGATAGAAGATGCTAATTTACGTAAAGAAGCTAAAAGAATAAGTTTTCTGCGAGTTGAATTGGAGTGGCTGAAACGACAACCAAAGGCTCGTGGCACAAAGCAAAAAGCAAGAACAGATAAAATTATAAGTGCAATGAACACTGAAAGGTTTTCAGTTCAGGAAAATTATTCTTTTCAAGTGGATCCAAAAAAGGTCGGGAAAAAAATATTAGAAGTTTCAAATATATCGAAAAGTTTTGATGGAAATAAATTGATAAATTCCTTCTCTTATACTTTCAAACATTATGAAAAACTTGGGATCATCGGTCCAAATGGTGTAGGAAAATCTACATTCTTAAATATTCTCTCAGGTAGGGTTCATTCAGATTTTGGAAGCGTTAGTCTCGGTGTAAATACTCATATTGGCTACTTTGATCAAACTAGTATAGAGCTTCCTTTGTATATGCGCGTTCTGGAATATATCCAAAAAAACGTTGGAGAATATATAAGTTTAGAAAATGGAGAAAAGTTAAGTGCTTCGAAATTGCTAGAGAGATTTCAGTTTTCTTCTAAATTGCAATCAAGTCTAATTGAAAAACTTTCTGGTGGAGAAAAGCGAAGACTATACCTTGTTCAGATTTTAATGCACAATCCGAATTTTCTCATTTTAGATGAGCCTACGAATGATTTTGATATTCGGACTTTATCTATTTTGGAAGAGTTTTTAATGGGATTTTCGGGATGCGTAGTTACAGTTTCCCACGATAGATATTTTATGGATAGGGTCGCTGACCATCTTTTAGTTTTTGATGGGCAAGGTGGAATTCATACATTTACAGGAACGTATAGTGAGTATTTAGCTCAGAAAAAATCCAACAATCAAGAAAAGTCTAAACCTTCCAATGAGAATGGTTATTCTTTTGGTAAAGAAGGGATTAAGAAAAAAAATCTAGCAAAAACGCAAAAAGAAATTCAAAACGTTGAATCTGAAATTGAAAAGTTGGAAAATCAAAAAAAAATAATCCATGAAGATATGGCGAAACACCGGACAGATTTTTTGAAGGTGAAGGACTTGAACGAGGATTTAAAGAAGTTAGACGAAACTCTTTTATTAAAATTGAATCGATGGGAAGAGTTAAACCATTCTGTAATTCAGTAA